One genomic region from Haloarcula taiwanensis encodes:
- a CDS encoding recombinase RecJ — translation MDDWLIDDDRLSIGRKSVLPGEGFFIPDSYEEEQAEAEAAETLDDAGVIVIADPDADGLACTALIREAHGEGALLPAGPHELTEALEWTAEYADPGATVFVCDLCPDRESDIAPLGSLVDTAQRVVWFDHHQWPDDLADDVDAAGVERTVGDSDEVCTADVALSELDYDFDDQWADLAAVTRDHDLWIRDDPRSDDLADLSYWSEPEEYIEAVRDHGPDLSPEYHDFLDEKRVEKEALIEKAVERAELREVGEWTVGVTYGRCSQNEVAEALREQGADAAVIVKPAGSASIRGTENFERAHEVAQQVNGGGHPKAAGCKPDIYDDMMDYAHHWTTQGAVAKQAIVDAFRRLPEEGEEGVDTDR, via the coding sequence ATGGACGATTGGCTCATCGACGACGACCGCCTCTCTATCGGCCGCAAATCCGTACTCCCCGGTGAGGGGTTCTTTATTCCGGATTCCTACGAGGAAGAGCAGGCCGAGGCCGAAGCCGCCGAGACGCTGGACGACGCTGGCGTCATCGTTATCGCCGACCCGGACGCCGACGGGCTGGCCTGTACTGCACTGATTCGTGAGGCACACGGTGAGGGCGCACTGCTGCCCGCCGGCCCGCACGAACTCACGGAGGCGCTCGAATGGACCGCCGAGTACGCCGACCCCGGCGCGACCGTCTTCGTCTGTGACCTCTGTCCCGACCGCGAGTCCGACATCGCCCCGCTCGGCTCGCTGGTCGACACCGCCCAGCGGGTCGTCTGGTTCGACCACCACCAGTGGCCCGATGACCTCGCAGACGACGTGGATGCGGCTGGTGTCGAACGCACCGTCGGCGACTCCGACGAGGTGTGTACTGCCGACGTGGCGCTGTCGGAGCTCGACTACGACTTCGACGACCAGTGGGCCGACCTCGCCGCCGTCACCCGCGACCACGACCTCTGGATACGGGACGACCCCCGAAGCGACGACCTCGCGGACCTCTCGTACTGGAGCGAACCCGAGGAGTACATCGAGGCAGTCCGCGACCACGGCCCCGACCTCTCTCCGGAGTACCACGACTTCCTCGACGAGAAGCGCGTCGAGAAGGAGGCGCTCATCGAGAAGGCCGTCGAGCGGGCGGAACTCCGCGAGGTCGGCGAGTGGACGGTCGGCGTCACCTACGGCCGCTGTTCACAGAACGAGGTCGCCGAGGCCCTGCGCGAGCAGGGGGCCGACGCCGCCGTCATCGTCAAGCCCGCCGGCTCCGCCTCCATCCGCGGCACGGAGAACTTCGAGCGCGCCCACGAGGTCGCCCAGCAGGTCAACGGCGGCGGCCACCCGAAGGCCGCGGGCTGTAAGCCCGACATCTACGACGACATGATGGACTACGCTCACCACTGGACGACACAGGGCGCGGTGGCGAAGCAGGCCATCGTAGACGCGTTCCGACGGCTTCCCGAGGAAGGGGAAGAAGGCGTAGACACCGACCGCTGA
- a CDS encoding PAS domain-containing sensor histidine kinase gives MGVFLFDRDCRYTVAGGGELSSVGLTSADFEGATAHDLFLEAIADELEHYYREALDGRSHRFEQQYQDRQYQVQTLPVRDDDGEVISGLAVSEDITERRERQQALERQNERLREFAGVVSHDLRNPLNVAQGRLELARTESDSDHLDDVAAAIERSHRLIDDLLTLASSGDEVTETEALDLGALAEGCWRNVPTGDATLSVRTEQTVVADRGRLEQLLENLVRNAVEHARPQSAMSSDDVAGHANDLTVTVGALAGGFYVEDTGPGIPPEERDEVFEAGHSTAVNGTGFGLRIVEQIADAHGWTVTVTDSESGGARFEFHGVETA, from the coding sequence ATGGGTGTGTTCCTCTTTGACCGCGACTGCCGGTACACCGTTGCCGGCGGCGGTGAACTTTCGTCTGTCGGCCTCACATCTGCCGACTTCGAGGGAGCGACGGCACACGACCTGTTCCTCGAGGCGATTGCCGACGAACTCGAACACTACTACCGCGAGGCGCTGGACGGCCGCTCCCACCGGTTCGAACAGCAGTACCAGGACAGGCAGTATCAGGTGCAGACGCTGCCCGTCCGGGACGACGACGGCGAGGTCATCTCCGGGCTGGCGGTCTCGGAAGATATTACCGAGCGGCGAGAGCGCCAGCAGGCGCTCGAACGCCAGAACGAACGCCTCCGGGAGTTCGCTGGCGTTGTCAGCCACGACCTCCGGAACCCGCTGAACGTCGCCCAGGGGCGGCTCGAACTGGCCCGGACCGAGTCTGACAGCGACCACCTCGACGACGTCGCCGCGGCAATCGAGCGGAGCCACCGGCTCATCGACGACCTGCTGACGCTCGCCAGCAGCGGCGACGAGGTCACCGAGACGGAGGCGCTCGACCTCGGGGCACTCGCCGAGGGGTGCTGGCGGAACGTCCCGACCGGCGACGCGACGCTTTCGGTCCGGACCGAACAGACGGTCGTGGCCGACCGGGGCCGGCTCGAACAGCTCCTCGAAAACCTCGTTCGGAACGCCGTCGAACACGCACGCCCCCAGTCGGCGATGTCGTCGGACGACGTAGCCGGGCACGCAAACGACCTGACGGTGACCGTCGGTGCGCTTGCGGGCGGGTTCTACGTCGAGGACACCGGCCCCGGAATACCGCCAGAGGAGCGCGACGAGGTTTTCGAGGCAGGCCACTCGACTGCCGTGAACGGAACCGGGTTCGGGCTTCGAATCGTCGAGCAGATCGCCGACGCCCACGGGTGGACGGTCACCGTGACCGACAGCGAGTCCGGCGGCGCACGGTTCGAATTCCACGGTGTCGAGACGGCGTGA
- a CDS encoding universal stress protein UspA, whose product MFDTVVIATDGSGSAERAVEAALDLAARFDATVHGLYVVDTGEVETTPEEVREALERALATTGGRALSFILEAADAEADEELVTAVREGDPADEISKYAVEHDADVIVSGTRGRHGEHGYLLGSVAEELVREAPMPVLTVRQLEGEPNPERTEV is encoded by the coding sequence ATGTTCGATACGGTGGTCATCGCCACGGACGGCTCCGGCAGCGCAGAGCGGGCCGTCGAAGCGGCGCTGGACCTGGCGGCGCGCTTCGACGCAACTGTCCACGGGCTGTACGTCGTCGACACCGGCGAGGTTGAGACGACTCCCGAAGAGGTTCGCGAGGCGCTGGAGCGCGCGCTGGCGACCACTGGCGGCCGCGCCCTCTCGTTTATTCTGGAGGCCGCTGACGCCGAGGCAGACGAGGAGCTCGTCACTGCCGTCCGTGAGGGCGACCCGGCCGACGAAATCTCCAAGTACGCGGTGGAACACGACGCCGATGTCATCGTCAGCGGGACCCGCGGCCGCCACGGTGAACATGGGTACCTGCTGGGGAGCGTCGCCGAAGAACTCGTGCGGGAGGCCCCGATGCCGGTGCTGACGGTCCGTCAGCTCGAAGGCGAGCCGAATCCCGAGCGAACCGAGGTCTGA
- a CDS encoding universal stress protein UspA, translating to MDIDLVLAPVDGSDQSERAAEYAIAVAERYDADLHLLFVIDERLHRDIDSGNVSATAIAEEHRAFTESIRERFRDAHDGAFETSSATAFSETRLMQTPGSVVLDVAEDVNADFIVVPREEGSEEAVGRAATYVIEYASQPVLTV from the coding sequence ATGGACATCGACCTCGTACTCGCGCCGGTCGACGGCAGCGACCAGTCGGAACGAGCGGCCGAGTACGCGATCGCCGTCGCGGAGCGGTATGACGCCGATCTCCACCTGCTGTTCGTCATCGACGAACGGCTCCACCGGGATATCGACAGCGGCAACGTGAGCGCGACCGCGATCGCCGAGGAGCATCGAGCGTTCACTGAGAGCATCCGAGAGCGGTTCCGCGACGCCCACGACGGTGCGTTCGAAACGTCGTCCGCGACCGCGTTCTCGGAGACGCGACTGATGCAAACACCGGGCAGTGTCGTCCTCGACGTGGCAGAGGACGTCAACGCGGATTTCATCGTCGTCCCGCGCGAGGAGGGAAGCGAAGAGGCCGTCGGGCGCGCGGCGACCTACGTCATCGAGTACGCCAGCCAGCCGGTCCTTACAGTTTAA
- a CDS encoding GNAT family N-acetyltransferase translates to MTRTYPDESAEAFPQPPRTLTDREDRSIDVIPADDADTQSLVEMYLDFDPADRAQGIPPVKEEAIREWLETILDGDCVNVVAKHDDTVAGHATLVPDNEDEHELAIFVLQSYQGAGIGTALVETLLGYGQAEGIDHVWLTVERWNDPAISLYEKVGFEISSAESFEIEMAIRL, encoded by the coding sequence ATGACTCGCACGTACCCAGACGAATCCGCCGAAGCGTTCCCACAGCCGCCGCGGACGCTCACCGACCGTGAGGACCGTTCCATCGACGTCATCCCTGCCGACGACGCCGACACGCAGAGTCTCGTCGAGATGTATCTCGACTTCGACCCCGCCGACCGGGCGCAGGGTATCCCGCCGGTCAAAGAGGAAGCTATCCGCGAGTGGCTCGAAACGATTCTCGACGGCGACTGTGTCAACGTCGTCGCCAAACACGATGACACTGTTGCCGGCCACGCGACGCTGGTCCCGGACAACGAGGACGAGCACGAACTCGCTATCTTCGTGTTACAGAGCTACCAGGGCGCTGGTATCGGAACGGCACTGGTCGAGACGCTGCTGGGGTACGGCCAGGCCGAAGGTATCGACCACGTCTGGCTCACCGTCGAGCGGTGGAACGACCCGGCGATATCGCTGTACGAGAAGGTCGGGTTCGAGATCAGTAGCGCCGAGAGCTTCGAGATAGAGATGGCGATCCGGCTTTAA
- a CDS encoding universal stress protein UspA, which translates to MKILLGVGGSDLSYQALTETLERVAETGDELTVAVFENEDNDADIEAVQQRIQEHIDESGLEPALRRVEGTSPGSELVNIAESEGFDRIVLGGGGRSPLGKIQLGPIVEFVLLNAQTPVTLIR; encoded by the coding sequence ATGAAAATACTGCTCGGTGTCGGGGGCAGCGACCTGTCCTACCAGGCACTGACCGAAACACTCGAACGCGTCGCCGAAACAGGTGACGAGCTGACTGTCGCTGTCTTCGAAAACGAAGACAACGACGCCGATATCGAGGCGGTCCAGCAGCGGATACAGGAGCACATCGACGAAAGCGGGCTCGAACCGGCGCTTCGACGCGTCGAAGGCACTTCTCCTGGAAGTGAGCTGGTGAACATCGCCGAGAGCGAGGGGTTCGATAGAATCGTCCTCGGTGGCGGCGGTCGCTCGCCGCTCGGGAAGATACAGCTCGGCCCCATCGTCGAGTTCGTCCTCCTGAACGCACAGACGCCGGTGACTCTCATCCGATGA
- a CDS encoding peptide ABC transporter ATP-binding protein, translated as MRDLLTLSDLRTQFETDRGTVKAVDGIDLTVREGETVGLVGESGSGKSVTALSAMDIVDDPGHIAGGEIRFGAVETVTRLSRQYPKAVRTEDSDSGFITIDAATVDRSRLPESVETTADDRTLATQFIREAPKKALSESGDAPVTITDGYVDLTAAPERVMRDIRGGDMGMIFQDPMTSLNPAITVGEQVAESLRLHRYGNKRNDSWFNAVREITPSISRSGEMDEEIRSDVISLLEEVGIPEPADRVDEYPHEFSGGMRQRVLIAIALACRPKLLVADEPTTALDVTIQAQILDLIDDLQADLGMSVLFITHDLGVVAETCDRVAVMYAGEIVEEGPVEEIFQNPSHPYTYTLLESIPGEGTDRLTPIEGNVPSLIDMPEGCHFADRCPWAQPECREGEIPYLQHGPDDVTHRSKCILESFDTDEYGTGDAGVAATETTRTDRQLMEVDGLKKHFSRADDLLDKYIGNEPESVKAVDGVSMDIYEGETLGLVGESGCGKSTTGRTILRLLEPTDGTVVFAGQDLSELDKGGLREVRRDLQMIFQDPMSSLDPRMTVGQTIMEPLKIHDLPADTGDGSRREQRVERVADLMEAVGLDPDQYDRYPHELSGGQRQRVGIARALAVDPDFIVCDEPVSALDVSVQAQIINLLEDLQHEFGLTYLFIAHDLSVVRHICDRVAVMYLGEVVEIANTPDLFADPKHPYTRALMSAIPEPDPTVEADRILLKGDVPSPIDPPSGCHFRTRCPEVIPPDIDIEQETYREVMDYRQRVEDEAIAIDAVREQAGKADSATAATDGGADLAEAPNGTEQVPVAAFKQTMVDRFFETSLTGENRRVVETSIEHLADGDWDAAASVLRDRFESVCETKHPELQPDAHPAACHLYEQEDGDSA; from the coding sequence ATGCGCGACCTCTTAACGTTATCTGACCTCCGAACCCAGTTCGAGACGGACCGCGGCACCGTCAAAGCCGTCGACGGCATCGACCTCACCGTCAGGGAGGGGGAAACCGTCGGTCTGGTCGGCGAGTCCGGATCGGGGAAATCCGTCACAGCGCTATCAGCGATGGATATCGTCGATGACCCCGGTCACATCGCCGGTGGGGAGATCCGGTTCGGCGCAGTTGAGACCGTCACGCGGCTGTCCCGGCAGTATCCCAAAGCCGTACGGACAGAGGACAGCGACAGCGGTTTCATCACTATCGACGCGGCGACGGTCGACCGGAGTCGTCTCCCCGAATCGGTTGAGACGACAGCCGACGACAGGACACTCGCCACACAGTTCATCCGGGAAGCCCCGAAGAAAGCTCTCTCGGAGAGCGGCGACGCGCCCGTCACGATTACCGACGGCTACGTCGATCTGACGGCAGCCCCGGAGCGGGTGATGCGGGACATCCGTGGCGGCGATATGGGAATGATATTCCAGGACCCGATGACATCGCTGAACCCCGCGATAACAGTCGGCGAACAGGTCGCGGAGAGCCTTCGCCTCCACCGTTACGGGAACAAGCGAAACGACTCGTGGTTCAACGCCGTCCGTGAAATCACGCCCTCGATCAGCCGGAGCGGCGAAATGGACGAGGAGATCCGTTCGGATGTCATCTCACTGCTGGAAGAGGTCGGTATCCCGGAACCGGCCGACCGCGTCGACGAGTACCCCCACGAGTTCTCCGGCGGGATGCGCCAGCGCGTGCTCATCGCTATCGCGCTGGCGTGCCGACCGAAGCTGCTAGTCGCCGATGAGCCGACGACGGCGCTCGACGTGACGATTCAGGCCCAGATTCTGGACCTCATCGACGACCTGCAGGCGGACCTCGGGATGTCGGTGTTGTTCATCACACACGACCTCGGCGTCGTCGCGGAGACCTGCGACCGTGTCGCTGTGATGTACGCCGGCGAGATCGTCGAAGAGGGACCGGTCGAGGAGATCTTCCAGAACCCGTCACACCCGTACACGTACACGTTACTCGAATCGATACCCGGCGAGGGGACAGACCGGCTAACTCCGATTGAGGGGAACGTCCCCAGCCTCATCGACATGCCCGAAGGGTGCCACTTCGCCGACCGGTGTCCGTGGGCTCAGCCGGAGTGTCGTGAGGGCGAAATTCCATATCTCCAGCACGGGCCGGACGACGTCACCCACCGCTCGAAATGTATCCTCGAATCGTTCGATACGGACGAATACGGCACCGGCGACGCCGGTGTTGCCGCGACGGAGACGACGCGAACGGACAGACAGCTCATGGAGGTCGACGGGCTGAAAAAACACTTCTCGCGGGCCGACGACCTGCTGGACAAGTACATCGGCAACGAACCGGAGTCAGTCAAAGCCGTTGACGGCGTTTCGATGGACATCTACGAGGGCGAGACGCTGGGACTCGTCGGCGAGTCCGGCTGTGGGAAATCGACGACCGGCCGGACCATCCTCCGGCTTCTCGAGCCGACAGACGGAACGGTTGTTTTCGCCGGACAAGACCTTTCGGAGCTCGACAAGGGCGGTCTTCGGGAAGTCCGTCGGGACCTGCAGATGATCTTCCAAGACCCGATGTCGAGCCTCGACCCGCGGATGACCGTCGGCCAGACGATTATGGAGCCGCTGAAAATCCACGACCTCCCGGCGGACACCGGGGACGGCTCCCGCCGCGAGCAGCGTGTCGAACGGGTGGCCGACCTCATGGAGGCAGTGGGGCTCGACCCAGACCAGTACGACCGCTATCCACACGAACTGTCGGGCGGGCAGCGCCAGCGAGTCGGCATCGCTCGCGCGCTCGCCGTCGACCCCGATTTCATCGTCTGTGACGAACCCGTTTCGGCGCTGGATGTGAGCGTGCAGGCCCAGATAATCAATCTCCTTGAAGACCTCCAGCATGAGTTCGGCCTGACGTACCTGTTCATCGCCCACGACCTCAGTGTGGTGCGCCACATCTGTGACCGCGTCGCCGTGATGTATCTCGGTGAGGTCGTCGAAATCGCCAACACGCCGGACCTGTTCGCGGACCCGAAACACCCCTACACGCGGGCGCTCATGTCGGCGATCCCGGAGCCGGACCCGACCGTCGAGGCCGACCGAATACTGCTGAAAGGCGATGTCCCGTCGCCGATTGACCCGCCGTCGGGCTGTCACTTCCGAACTCGCTGTCCCGAGGTCATCCCGCCAGATATCGATATCGAACAGGAGACCTACCGCGAGGTAATGGACTACCGGCAGCGGGTTGAGGACGAGGCCATCGCCATCGATGCGGTTCGGGAGCAGGCCGGCAAAGCCGACAGCGCCACAGCGGCGACGGACGGTGGCGCGGACCTCGCTGAAGCGCCAAACGGTACAGAACAGGTGCCGGTGGCAGCGTTCAAACAGACAATGGTCGACCGGTTCTTCGAAACGAGCCTGACCGGAGAGAATCGTCGCGTCGTCGAAACGTCGATCGAGCATCTCGCGGACGGAGACTGGGACGCCGCCGCGTCGGTGCTACGCGATAGATTCGAGAGCGTCTGTGAGACGAAACATCCCGAACTCCAGCCGGACGCCCACCCAGCAGCCTGTCACCTTTACGAACAGGAAGACGGCGACAGCGCCTGA
- a CDS encoding ABC transporter substrate-binding protein — MSSGDSLDRRSFLTAAGSAAAAATLAGCSGDGGDGGGTEGGDGGDGTGSDGGDGGDGGSDQTLVYARGDHPENYDPQQTTSGEVAKVTNQIFDTLIQFAAGSGGQLEDGLATDYSLEGTTATLTLREGVMFHNGEEFTASDFKATWQRFTQSDYQYYLGDETRSGYGPFTLGDWIESVDASQDYELTIELTQRYAPFLRNLAMFAAAVLSKAQIEAMGDSQADLGAEPAGTGPFQFDTLDNPNERIRLTANGDYWGDGPNVGTVIFKTITENSTRVQDVINGASHITDNLDSSGFQRAEESGTATLLRKNGINHGYMAMNMARFEPFRDRQVRQAIAHAVNTEAIVNQIYQGFATQASQPLPPDVLGHNDDLDPYSTDKDQARSLLEEAGYGDGFEFELATFSNPRGYNPSPVQTANQVKSDLEDIGLTVNINQFSNFGPYLDYTSAGKHDACFLGWYTDNADPDNFMYVLLDPKVEMDAVPDGQDWVSFDTEGYSTLNVSGWANTDYMELVREAQRTYAEGDRETMYEEAAQIAYDESPWVFIDYAETLRAVNEAVVEDSYTVSSVGGPYLNTVELQ; from the coding sequence ATGTCATCCGGTGATTCTCTGGACAGACGGAGCTTCCTTACCGCGGCCGGCAGTGCCGCGGCGGCCGCAACGCTCGCAGGTTGTTCCGGCGACGGCGGCGATGGTGGCGGAACCGAAGGTGGAGACGGTGGCGACGGCACTGGAAGCGATGGTGGCGACGGCGGCGACGGGGGCAGCGACCAGACGCTCGTGTACGCCCGCGGCGACCACCCGGAGAACTACGACCCACAGCAGACGACTAGCGGTGAAGTCGCGAAAGTCACAAACCAGATATTCGATACGCTCATCCAGTTTGCGGCCGGAAGCGGCGGCCAGCTAGAAGATGGGCTCGCAACCGACTACTCTCTCGAGGGAACCACCGCGACGCTGACGCTCCGAGAGGGTGTGATGTTCCACAACGGCGAGGAGTTCACCGCGTCGGACTTCAAGGCGACCTGGCAGCGGTTCACCCAGAGCGACTACCAGTACTACCTCGGCGACGAGACGCGGTCGGGGTACGGCCCGTTCACGCTGGGCGACTGGATCGAGAGCGTCGACGCGAGCCAGGACTACGAACTGACGATCGAACTCACGCAACGGTACGCCCCGTTCCTGCGGAACCTGGCGATGTTCGCCGCGGCCGTCCTCTCGAAGGCCCAGATCGAAGCGATGGGCGACAGTCAGGCTGACCTCGGAGCCGAACCTGCGGGGACCGGCCCCTTCCAGTTCGACACGCTCGATAATCCGAACGAGCGCATCCGACTGACAGCCAACGGCGATTATTGGGGCGACGGTCCGAACGTCGGGACGGTCATTTTCAAGACAATCACCGAAAACAGCACGCGGGTACAGGACGTCATCAACGGGGCCTCACACATCACGGACAACCTCGACTCCTCCGGGTTCCAGCGCGCAGAGGAGAGCGGGACGGCGACGCTGTTGCGGAAGAACGGCATCAACCACGGCTACATGGCGATGAACATGGCCCGGTTCGAGCCGTTCCGGGACCGGCAGGTCCGCCAGGCCATCGCCCACGCCGTCAACACCGAGGCCATCGTCAACCAGATCTATCAGGGCTTTGCAACGCAGGCCTCCCAGCCACTCCCACCCGACGTGCTCGGGCACAACGACGACCTCGACCCGTATTCGACGGACAAAGACCAGGCCCGGTCACTGCTTGAAGAGGCGGGCTACGGTGACGGCTTCGAGTTCGAACTCGCGACGTTCTCGAATCCCCGGGGATACAACCCCAGCCCGGTCCAGACCGCAAACCAGGTGAAATCCGACCTGGAGGACATCGGCCTGACGGTCAACATCAACCAGTTCTCCAACTTCGGACCGTACCTGGACTACACCTCCGCCGGGAAACACGACGCCTGCTTCCTCGGCTGGTACACCGACAACGCCGACCCGGACAACTTCATGTACGTCCTGCTTGACCCGAAAGTCGAGATGGACGCCGTCCCCGACGGCCAGGACTGGGTCAGCTTCGACACCGAGGGGTACTCGACGCTCAACGTCTCCGGGTGGGCCAACACCGACTACATGGAGCTCGTCCGCGAGGCCCAGCGGACCTACGCCGAAGGCGACCGCGAGACGATGTACGAGGAGGCCGCACAGATCGCCTACGACGAGTCACCATGGGTGTTCATCGACTACGCAGAGACGCTCCGGGCGGTCAACGAGGCTGTCGTCGAAGATTCTTACACGGTCAGCTCCGTCGGTGGCCCGTATCTTAACACGGTCGAGCTGCAGTAG
- a CDS encoding peptide ABC transporter permease produces the protein MVPPRFVIKRLLLLIPVLFGVASVVFAILHLAPGDPAIVIAGQRASAEQLEQIRVELGLRRPLWEQYLSFLWDAARFDFGQSYSISRGNSVRSVIADRLPITLELAIYGQAAGILLGLPLGIISAVKQDSLTDHVTRIGALTGISVPIFWSGPLLILLFSTYLDVFPTSGRIKSTLFLPDTWTLLGRELPLTGMITVDTILLGNTEAFLSAIHHLFLPAVVIGVYSTALISRMMRSSMLEVIRQDYIRTARAKGQGAKITLMKHGFRNALIPVVTVIGIQFGTLLGGAVLTETVFGINGMGLTIVTAIGVSDYPVVQGTVLTFALLFTLVNLLVDVTYSYLDPRIQQ, from the coding sequence GTGGTACCGCCACGGTTCGTCATCAAGCGGTTGCTGTTGCTCATCCCTGTGCTGTTCGGCGTGGCGTCGGTCGTCTTCGCGATTCTCCACCTGGCCCCGGGCGACCCGGCTATCGTCATCGCCGGCCAGCGAGCGTCGGCCGAACAGCTAGAACAGATACGTGTTGAGCTGGGACTTCGACGGCCGCTCTGGGAGCAGTACCTGAGCTTCCTGTGGGACGCGGCGCGGTTCGACTTCGGCCAGTCCTACAGCATCAGTCGCGGGAACAGCGTTCGTTCGGTCATCGCAGACCGGCTCCCAATCACGCTCGAGCTCGCGATATACGGCCAGGCGGCAGGCATCCTGCTCGGTCTGCCACTGGGCATTATCTCGGCAGTCAAGCAGGATTCGCTGACGGACCACGTCACCCGAATCGGTGCGCTGACCGGCATCTCCGTGCCGATATTCTGGTCCGGACCGCTGCTCATCCTACTGTTCTCGACCTATCTCGACGTGTTTCCGACCAGCGGCCGTATCAAATCGACGCTATTCCTCCCCGATACCTGGACGCTGCTGGGCCGTGAACTGCCCCTGACTGGGATGATAACCGTCGACACGATTCTGCTCGGGAACACCGAAGCGTTCCTCTCGGCGATCCATCACCTGTTCCTGCCGGCAGTGGTCATCGGCGTCTACTCGACGGCGCTCATCTCCCGGATGATGCGCTCCTCGATGCTCGAAGTCATCCGGCAGGACTACATCCGGACCGCGCGGGCGAAAGGGCAGGGTGCGAAGATCACGCTGATGAAACACGGCTTCCGGAACGCGTTGATTCCGGTCGTCACCGTCATCGGTATCCAGTTCGGCACGCTGCTGGGCGGGGCAGTCCTGACCGAAACCGTGTTCGGTATCAACGGGATGGGGCTGACCATCGTCACCGCCATCGGCGTCTCTGACTACCCGGTGGTTCAGGGCACAGTGCTCACCTTTGCCCTGCTGTTCACGCTCGTGAACCTCCTCGTCGACGTCACCTACAGTTACCTCGACCCACGGATTCAACAATGA
- a CDS encoding peptide ABC transporter permease: MSTDTETRGTLGRLRASPFLADLLTNRLAVVGLTIILSMAAVAIYARVTYDFGALTSSQLGTEIADRAPPGWLGPAPANQQLFGTDAAARDIYKRSLYGAWLALKFGTITVGTSTTVGVGLGIIAAYYGDVTDNVIMRTMDVLLAFPPLLLALALVAIFPRDLGLWRAVVALVLVYTPRFARVVRGAALKVLEDEYVDATVALGATDPRVLVRHILPNTLAPITVQSTLNFGLAIIDLAALSFLGFGAQAGTPSWGLMLSRGVENGLLTGEWWLSFFPGLFLAITVLGFNLLGDGMRDALDPRMREAVD; this comes from the coding sequence ATGAGTACGGACACCGAGACACGGGGCACGCTGGGACGCCTGCGAGCGTCTCCGTTCCTCGCCGACCTGCTGACGAACCGCCTCGCCGTCGTCGGGCTGACGATTATCCTCAGCATGGCGGCCGTCGCCATCTACGCCCGCGTGACATACGACTTCGGCGCGCTCACGAGCTCGCAGTTGGGCACCGAGATTGCCGACCGCGCGCCGCCCGGCTGGCTCGGTCCAGCGCCCGCGAACCAGCAGCTGTTCGGCACGGACGCGGCGGCTCGTGACATCTACAAGCGGAGCCTGTACGGTGCGTGGCTGGCCCTGAAGTTCGGGACGATCACAGTCGGGACTTCGACAACCGTGGGCGTCGGTCTGGGGATTATCGCGGCGTACTACGGCGACGTGACCGATAACGTCATCATGCGGACGATGGACGTGCTGTTGGCGTTCCCGCCGCTGTTGCTCGCGCTTGCGCTGGTCGCCATCTTCCCGCGGGACCTCGGTCTCTGGCGGGCCGTGGTGGCGCTCGTGCTGGTGTACACGCCGCGGTTCGCCCGGGTCGTCCGTGGGGCCGCGCTCAAAGTGCTCGAAGACGAGTACGTCGACGCCACGGTCGCGCTTGGCGCGACCGATCCGCGGGTTCTCGTCCGGCACATCCTGCCGAACACGCTCGCGCCGATTACCGTCCAGTCCACGCTGAACTTCGGACTCGCCATCATCGACCTCGCGGCGCTGTCGTTCCTCGGGTTCGGTGCGCAGGCAGGGACGCCGTCGTGGGGCCTGATGCTATCCCGTGGTGTCGAGAACGGCCTCCTGACAGGGGAGTGGTGGCTCTCCTTCTTCCCGGGGCTGTTCCTCGCTATCACCGTGCTAGGGTTCAACTTGCTCGGTGACGGAATGCGCGACGCACTCGATCCACGGATGCGCGAAGCGGTCGACTGA